From one Lactiplantibacillus paraplantarum genomic stretch:
- the dhaQ gene encoding DhaKLM operon coactivator DhaQ, giving the protein MQIINEPQNALNQAIQGIQWAYPNLTWVPHTLGCYDRNFQDDQVPLIAGGGSGHDPAHWGYVGTGMLTAAIMGQVFQPPTPQEIIKVTKQVTQQRRAFFIVKNFPADVAAFTAAQQQLQAEHWQTGLCIVADDISVDNASLKQRRRGVAGTILVHKILGAAAVQGASINELNQLASTLVANIHTIGVAASGAHIPGQATVSFTLNPGEIYYGIGIHGEPGYRREPFQSSELLAQELISKLHLNFQWHAGDHYAVFVNSLGGTTPMELMVFNNDVHELLTLAALEIDFNKVGTFLTSNGMHGLSLTLLKLADPAWLTALNQPVTTAAWPN; this is encoded by the coding sequence ATGCAAATCATTAATGAACCCCAAAACGCCCTAAATCAAGCTATTCAGGGTATTCAATGGGCCTATCCAAATTTAACATGGGTTCCTCATACATTGGGATGCTATGACCGTAACTTTCAAGATGATCAGGTTCCATTAATTGCTGGTGGGGGTAGCGGACATGACCCAGCGCACTGGGGCTACGTTGGAACTGGTATGCTGACAGCCGCCATTATGGGGCAAGTCTTTCAACCACCCACACCACAAGAAATTATTAAAGTTACTAAGCAAGTGACACAACAACGCCGGGCCTTTTTTATTGTTAAGAATTTTCCAGCAGACGTTGCGGCATTCACTGCTGCTCAACAGCAACTACAAGCAGAACACTGGCAAACCGGACTATGTATTGTCGCAGACGACATTTCAGTTGATAACGCTTCCCTCAAACAACGACGTCGGGGCGTTGCTGGCACCATTTTAGTTCATAAAATTCTCGGAGCCGCTGCTGTTCAAGGTGCTTCCATCAATGAACTTAATCAACTTGCATCCACACTAGTGGCAAACATTCATACCATCGGTGTCGCGGCAAGTGGCGCGCATATTCCAGGACAAGCAACGGTATCGTTCACATTAAATCCGGGAGAAATCTACTATGGCATTGGTATTCATGGTGAACCTGGTTATCGACGTGAACCCTTCCAGTCATCGGAACTGCTGGCACAAGAATTAATCAGTAAACTCCATCTTAATTTTCAATGGCACGCCGGTGATCATTACGCGGTTTTCGTTAATTCACTCGGTGGTACAACACCAATGGAGCTCATGGTGTTCAATAATGATGTTCATGAGTTACTCACTTTAGCTGCATTGGAAATTGACTTTAATAAGGTGGGGACCTTTTTAACTTCTAACGGCATGCATGGCCTGTCCCTAACCCTATTGAAATTAGCTGATCCTGCTTGGTTAACTGCCTTAAATCAGCCAGTTACAACGGCTGCCTGGCCTAACTAG
- a CDS encoding MIP/aquaporin family protein, whose product MHGFLGEFLGTMVLIVFGVGSGAAMNLKGNYARHQNWTFICLAWGLAVTFGVYVAGQFGSDGHLNPAVTVGFALFGYLPVTNVVPYLLGQFFGAFVGAIIIIIQYYPHFQAAKTSADGNQVGIFATGPAISNPVFNFLSETIATFFFIFVLLNLGNFTQGLKPLMVGLLIVVVGQTLGGTTGFAINPARDWAPRLAYTILPVPNKGTANWSYAWVPMFGPLLGGILAAGLETIIG is encoded by the coding sequence ATGCACGGCTTTTTAGGTGAGTTTTTAGGCACCATGGTTTTAATTGTGTTTGGTGTTGGTAGTGGTGCCGCCATGAATTTGAAAGGTAATTATGCACGGCATCAAAATTGGACGTTTATCTGTTTGGCGTGGGGACTAGCGGTCACATTTGGTGTGTATGTTGCTGGCCAATTTGGTTCAGATGGTCATTTGAATCCAGCGGTAACAGTTGGTTTCGCGCTATTTGGTTATTTACCAGTGACCAACGTTGTACCGTATTTATTGGGACAATTCTTTGGTGCTTTCGTCGGTGCCATTATCATTATTATTCAGTATTATCCACACTTTCAAGCAGCCAAAACATCAGCAGATGGCAATCAAGTCGGTATTTTTGCGACTGGGCCGGCCATTAGTAATCCTGTATTTAACTTTCTGAGTGAAACGATTGCGACCTTCTTCTTTATCTTTGTGTTGTTGAATTTAGGTAATTTTACTCAAGGATTAAAACCCTTGATGGTGGGGCTGCTCATTGTAGTTGTAGGACAAACTTTGGGTGGAACGACTGGTTTTGCGATCAATCCAGCACGAGATTGGGCCCCACGGTTAGCCTATACGATACTCCCAGTTCCCAATAAAGGTACTGCTAATTGGAGTTATGCTTGGGTGCCGATGTTTGGACCATTACTAGGCGGGATTTTAGCGGCCGGATTGGAAACGATAATTGGATAG
- the dhaK gene encoding dihydroxyacetone kinase subunit DhaK produces the protein MKKIINDPKNVVDEMVDGLVRSYPQYLTKLSDTEAMVRSDQASMQGKVGIVSGGGSGHEPAHAGFVGPGMLSAAVAGQVFTSPTPDQIYAAIKAVDQGKGVFLVVKNYSGDVMNFDMAKDMAELDDIQVKSIVVDDDIAVKDSLYTQGRRGVAGTVFMHKILGAAADQGASLDDLASLAKRVLPKIKTIAVALSAATVPEVGKPGFELADDEIEFGVGIHSEPGYRREKIKPSKQLVQELLGKLDDEGKLQSDHQYAVLVNGMGATPLMDQYVFCHDLLDELALRQIKPAFMKVGNYMTSIDMAGISLTMFEVTDPQWLDYLLYPVKTIAWS, from the coding sequence ATGAAAAAGATTATTAATGATCCTAAAAATGTCGTTGACGAGATGGTAGACGGATTGGTACGTTCCTATCCACAATACTTAACTAAATTATCGGATACAGAAGCGATGGTTCGAAGTGATCAAGCGTCAATGCAAGGTAAGGTTGGCATTGTTAGCGGTGGTGGCAGTGGTCATGAACCTGCCCATGCCGGTTTTGTTGGGCCAGGAATGCTTAGTGCAGCCGTAGCAGGGCAAGTTTTTACATCACCAACGCCAGATCAGATTTATGCTGCTATTAAAGCTGTTGATCAGGGCAAGGGTGTTTTCTTGGTCGTGAAGAACTATTCTGGTGATGTCATGAACTTTGATATGGCTAAGGATATGGCTGAATTAGATGATATTCAAGTTAAATCGATAGTGGTTGATGATGATATTGCTGTTAAGGACAGTCTGTATACTCAGGGTCGGCGGGGAGTTGCGGGAACCGTTTTTATGCACAAGATTCTCGGGGCAGCGGCTGATCAAGGAGCTAGTCTGGATGATTTGGCAAGCTTAGCAAAGCGCGTTTTACCAAAGATTAAAACCATTGCGGTTGCATTATCCGCAGCCACAGTGCCGGAGGTTGGCAAACCAGGTTTTGAGTTGGCAGATGATGAAATTGAGTTTGGCGTTGGTATTCATAGCGAACCAGGCTATCGGCGTGAAAAAATCAAGCCGTCGAAACAGCTTGTCCAAGAATTGTTAGGTAAATTGGATGATGAGGGAAAACTTCAGTCAGATCACCAATACGCGGTTTTAGTGAATGGTATGGGGGCAACCCCCTTGATGGATCAATATGTTTTTTGCCATGACCTATTAGATGAGTTGGCATTGCGTCAAATTAAACCAGCTTTTATGAAGGTTGGTAATTATATGACTTCTATTGATATGGCTGGCATCTCATTGACGATGTTTGAGGTGACTGATCCACAATGGTTAGATTACTTACTGTACCCGGTTAAAACGATTGCGTGGTCATAA
- the dhaM gene encoding dihydroxyacetone kinase phosphoryl donor subunit DhaM, translated as MSLGIVVVSHVPEIAAGVQRLLAQVAKDVSITIAGGTDDHQVGTSMVKITQAFEANTADELLAFYDLGSAKMNLEMAIEMSDKTVHLYDTALVESAYTAASLLQADVSLTDVEAQLTPLKIK; from the coding sequence ATGAGTTTAGGAATTGTGGTTGTCTCACACGTTCCAGAAATTGCTGCCGGTGTCCAACGTCTATTAGCACAAGTTGCTAAGGATGTTTCGATAACGATTGCTGGGGGAACCGATGATCATCAAGTTGGTACCAGCATGGTTAAGATTACACAAGCATTTGAAGCCAATACGGCGGACGAATTATTAGCTTTTTATGATCTCGGTAGTGCCAAAATGAATTTAGAAATGGCCATTGAAATGAGTGACAAAACTGTTCATTTGTATGATACGGCTTTGGTTGAAAGCGCTTATACGGCAGCCTCGTTGTTGCAAGCGGATGTTTCACTTACGGATGTTGAAGCTCAATTAACGCCATTAAAAATAAAGTAG
- the dhaL gene encoding dihydroxyacetone kinase subunit DhaL, with product MLTVENTTTWLNKFAEQIEQHQSYLSELDTPIGDGDHGGNMARGLAAVKTALATQPDDLTKLFQVTAMALISKVGGASGPLYGTAFLEMAKQSKTDTDLDVLLAAALAGIEKRGGATTGDKTLIDVWAPVVQAVQAGKLTQTVIDDAVASTKPMVAKKGRASYLGERSVGHLDPGAVSSGYLFTTLLATEGIL from the coding sequence ATGTTAACAGTTGAAAACACAACGACATGGTTGAACAAATTTGCAGAACAGATTGAACAACACCAAAGCTATTTAAGCGAATTAGATACACCGATTGGTGACGGCGATCATGGTGGTAACATGGCTCGTGGCCTAGCAGCGGTTAAGACAGCACTAGCGACTCAACCAGATGATTTAACTAAACTTTTTCAAGTAACGGCGATGGCATTAATTAGCAAGGTAGGTGGTGCCTCGGGGCCATTATATGGGACGGCGTTCTTAGAAATGGCCAAGCAAAGTAAGACTGATACAGACTTAGACGTCTTGTTAGCAGCTGCGTTAGCTGGAATTGAAAAACGAGGTGGGGCTACAACGGGCGACAAGACGCTAATTGACGTGTGGGCGCCAGTTGTTCAGGCGGTTCAGGCCGGCAAGTTAACACAGACCGTTATTGATGACGCAGTTGCGAGCACCAAGCCGATGGTGGCTAAAAAGGGGCGAGCTTCATATCTAGGTGAGCGTTCCGTGGGTCATCTTGATCCAGGCGCCGTTTCAAGTGGTTATTTATTCACAACGTTATTAGCAACGGAGGGGATCTTATGA
- a CDS encoding extracellular solute-binding protein, which produces MSTWKKLGMGVLATGLALTLVGCGNSKSSSSSSKMDKTLKVSADPSYKSYMKSVIPKFEKKYNVKVKVSYKAMLDEDDALKLDGPSGKGPDVLMAPYDRVGQMASQGQLSTVKLTSGRYNATGKKSVTYKNKIYAAPVTIESDVLYYNKKLIKTAPKNFKELEKLASDKKYAYANDKTKSVAFLTQWTNFYNSFGVIKGYGGYVFADDNTNAKKMGLNNSGAVEGLTYMTKWFTKYWPSGMQNVTSNENFVTSQFTSNKTAAVIDGPWMAATYKKSNIDYGVAVLPKLNNGKDYQAFAGGKAWAISNYSKHKTAAQAWLDFISNKTNQNKLYKSASEIPANTAARKEAVSTGDDMATAVSKQYDKDVPLINLPQMSEVWTPAQTMVTNAASGKMTPKQAANKAQKTILTNISQKYDK; this is translated from the coding sequence ATGAGTACTTGGAAAAAGTTGGGGATGGGTGTCCTAGCCACTGGTTTAGCACTCACGCTCGTAGGTTGTGGTAATAGTAAATCTTCATCTAGTAGTTCAAAGATGGATAAGACGTTAAAGGTTTCGGCGGATCCTTCATATAAGTCGTATATGAAGTCGGTGATTCCAAAGTTTGAAAAGAAGTACAACGTCAAAGTTAAGGTTTCATACAAGGCAATGCTTGATGAAGACGATGCTTTGAAGTTAGATGGCCCTTCAGGCAAAGGTCCTGATGTCTTAATGGCACCATACGACCGGGTGGGTCAAATGGCCTCACAGGGACAATTATCAACGGTTAAGTTGACAAGTGGTCGTTACAACGCAACGGGGAAGAAATCTGTTACTTACAAGAACAAGATTTATGCTGCACCTGTAACGATTGAATCTGATGTTTTGTACTACAACAAGAAGTTGATTAAGACTGCACCTAAGAACTTCAAAGAACTCGAAAAGTTAGCTTCTGACAAGAAGTATGCTTATGCTAATGACAAGACGAAGTCAGTTGCTTTCTTGACACAATGGACTAACTTCTACAACTCCTTTGGGGTTATCAAAGGCTATGGTGGTTATGTCTTTGCTGATGATAACACAAATGCTAAGAAGATGGGCTTGAATAATTCCGGTGCCGTCGAAGGTTTAACTTACATGACCAAGTGGTTTACGAAGTACTGGCCAAGTGGGATGCAAAATGTAACGTCAAACGAAAACTTTGTAACGTCACAATTTACGTCTAACAAGACGGCTGCTGTTATCGATGGTCCTTGGATGGCGGCTACTTATAAAAAATCTAACATCGATTATGGTGTTGCTGTCTTACCTAAGTTAAACAACGGTAAGGATTATCAAGCATTTGCCGGTGGTAAAGCTTGGGCAATCTCAAACTACTCTAAGCACAAGACGGCTGCACAAGCTTGGTTAGACTTCATCTCAAACAAGACTAACCAAAACAAGTTGTACAAGTCTGCTAGCGAAATCCCAGCAAATACGGCTGCTCGTAAGGAAGCTGTAAGTACTGGTGATGACATGGCTACGGCCGTTTCAAAGCAATACGATAAGGATGTTCCTTTGATTAACTTACCACAGATGTCAGAAGTTTGGACACCAGCACAAACAATGGTTACCAACGCTGCTAGTGGCAAGATGACACCAAAGCAAGCTGCTAATAAAGCACAAAAGACGATCTTAACTAATATCTCACAAAAGTATGATAAGTAA
- a CDS encoding carbohydrate ABC transporter permease, with product MQEKDAKKAQRLSIIPGLGQLYNGQTIKGVGFIVILLAFVAEFIFGGFSAFANLVTLGSVSMEDNSLFMMIYGTLQILLTIVFIVFYIANLYDAKHVAQLINNGKKVSHTFKELGASLVDGGFAYLLTTPAYILMIFTIVFPVLVTLLMAFTNYDFAHIPPAMLLDWIGFKNFTSMFFLSSYRATFNAVFGWTVIWTVCATTLQIIIGIATAVIANQNFIKGKRFFGVIFLLPWAIPAFVSIMSFSNIFNDSAGAINVQVIGLWNTLVPFAHIAPIHWMTDTFWTKVAIIMIQGWLGFPYIYVMITGILQAIPEDLYEAATLDGATVMQKFNKITLPTIFAIAAPIFVTQYTFNFNNFSMIYLFNQGGPGDVGANAGGTDILISWIYKLTTGTSPQYSLAAAVTLIISVLVIGISLIVFKKTHAFEMGD from the coding sequence ATGCAAGAAAAAGATGCAAAAAAAGCGCAACGCCTGTCAATTATTCCCGGGCTAGGTCAGCTGTATAATGGTCAGACCATTAAAGGTGTCGGCTTCATCGTTATTCTATTAGCGTTTGTTGCTGAATTCATTTTTGGTGGTTTCAGTGCATTTGCTAACTTAGTCACATTGGGTTCTGTCTCAATGGAAGACAACTCTTTGTTCATGATGATTTATGGGACATTGCAGATTCTATTGACGATCGTTTTCATCGTGTTTTATATTGCGAACCTTTACGATGCTAAACACGTTGCACAATTAATTAATAATGGTAAAAAGGTTTCCCATACGTTTAAAGAATTGGGAGCTAGTCTAGTGGATGGTGGTTTTGCTTATTTATTAACCACACCGGCCTATATCTTAATGATTTTTACGATTGTATTCCCGGTACTAGTTACATTACTGATGGCCTTTACCAACTATGATTTTGCCCATATTCCACCGGCTATGTTACTGGACTGGATTGGGTTCAAGAACTTTACGTCAATGTTCTTCCTGAGTAGTTATCGGGCAACCTTTAACGCTGTCTTTGGTTGGACCGTTATTTGGACGGTATGTGCGACCACGTTACAGATTATTATTGGGATTGCCACAGCCGTGATTGCCAACCAAAACTTTATCAAAGGTAAACGTTTCTTTGGGGTGATTTTCCTACTCCCTTGGGCAATTCCAGCGTTTGTTTCCATTATGAGCTTTTCAAATATTTTTAACGATTCTGCTGGTGCGATTAACGTGCAAGTGATCGGTCTATGGAATACTTTAGTCCCATTTGCCCACATTGCGCCAATCCACTGGATGACAGATACGTTCTGGACCAAAGTTGCTATTATTATGATTCAAGGCTGGTTAGGGTTCCCATATATCTACGTTATGATTACTGGGATTCTACAAGCCATTCCAGAAGATTTATACGAAGCTGCCACGCTAGATGGTGCGACAGTGATGCAAAAGTTCAACAAGATTACGTTGCCAACGATTTTTGCTATCGCAGCGCCAATCTTTGTGACGCAGTATACGTTTAACTTCAATAACTTCTCGATGATCTATCTGTTTAACCAAGGTGGCCCTGGTGATGTCGGTGCTAACGCCGGTGGGACGGATATCCTGATCTCATGGATCTACAAGTTAACAACGGGGACGTCACCACAGTATTCATTGGCCGCGGCCGTTACGTTGATTATTTCCGTCTTAGTTATTGGGATCTCATTGATTGTCTTCAAGAAGACCCACGCGTTTGAAATGGGGGACTAG
- a CDS encoding alpha-glucosidase, with the protein MSKHWYDQQTIYQIYPKSFNDSNHDGIGDIPGITAKVPYLKQLGITTLWLNPIYRSPQVDNGYDVSDYYQVDPSLGTMADVEALIETVHEHGMYLIFDFVLNHTSDQHPWFKQAVADPQSKYRDYYLWQDPAADGGRPNNWGSFFGGSVWTKDPAGGPQYYFHLFDKRMPDLNWKNPAVQQAMRDVAEFWVEKGIDGLRLDAFIHLAKADFRQTYPSKGGEATPIISDMFYAHLPKVHQYLHDFVAAIKAKHPETYVVGEASSADPHLMVDYTKPGTDECDQVITFRTFADDNTQDDPSFSDMFQPRPMDVTVYKQNTVGIQAALADTSLPTLYWNNHDMARVATRYGDPDYPQESAKALATALYLQRGIPIIYYGEELGLTNIRYQNVDDFEDQTVPTFVTSAKAAGKSMAEIMMMLNRTHKMAGRGPMQWDNTAYHGFSDHLPWKHGETDGMNAQAEIADPDSIYHYYQQLLRLKQRGLFTNGQFIMLGSTEQLFTYLIDDGNERAAVVCNLSAQTQTYPLPFVGGEVLLTQGRAMCEQRLVTLPAWGSIVVKSA; encoded by the coding sequence ATGAGCAAGCATTGGTATGATCAGCAAACAATTTATCAAATTTATCCTAAAAGCTTTAATGATAGTAATCATGATGGTATCGGGGATATTCCGGGTATTACGGCAAAGGTCCCTTATTTGAAACAACTAGGTATTACAACGTTATGGCTAAATCCGATTTATCGGTCCCCCCAGGTTGATAATGGGTACGATGTTTCTGATTATTATCAGGTTGATCCTAGTCTAGGAACCATGGCAGATGTTGAAGCGCTGATTGAGACGGTTCATGAGCATGGCATGTATCTTATTTTTGATTTTGTGTTAAACCATACCTCAGACCAGCATCCGTGGTTTAAGCAAGCAGTAGCCGATCCGCAGAGCAAGTATCGAGACTACTATTTATGGCAAGATCCCGCAGCTGATGGTGGGCGACCCAATAATTGGGGGTCGTTTTTTGGTGGTAGCGTCTGGACGAAAGATCCAGCGGGTGGGCCACAATACTATTTTCATTTGTTTGATAAACGTATGCCGGACCTTAATTGGAAAAATCCAGCGGTTCAACAAGCGATGCGTGATGTCGCTGAGTTTTGGGTTGAAAAAGGGATTGACGGTCTTCGTTTGGATGCCTTTATTCATCTTGCTAAGGCCGATTTTCGCCAAACCTATCCAAGCAAGGGTGGTGAGGCGACCCCGATTATTAGCGATATGTTTTATGCGCATTTGCCAAAAGTTCATCAGTACTTGCATGATTTTGTGGCTGCCATTAAGGCCAAACATCCCGAGACTTATGTGGTTGGCGAAGCATCATCCGCGGATCCACATTTGATGGTTGATTATACGAAGCCAGGAACGGATGAGTGTGATCAGGTGATTACGTTCAGGACTTTTGCGGATGATAATACTCAGGATGACCCAAGCTTTTCTGATATGTTTCAGCCCCGGCCGATGGATGTGACGGTTTATAAGCAAAACACGGTCGGTATTCAAGCGGCACTAGCAGACACCAGCCTCCCCACGCTTTATTGGAATAATCATGATATGGCGCGGGTAGCGACTCGTTATGGCGATCCTGACTATCCACAAGAAAGCGCTAAAGCACTGGCGACAGCCTTGTATTTGCAACGTGGAATTCCAATTATTTATTATGGTGAAGAACTAGGATTAACGAATATTCGTTACCAAAATGTTGATGATTTTGAAGATCAGACGGTACCGACCTTTGTTACCAGCGCAAAAGCTGCTGGCAAATCGATGGCTGAAATCATGATGATGTTGAATCGGACACATAAAATGGCAGGACGGGGACCAATGCAGTGGGATAATACGGCTTATCATGGTTTTTCTGATCACTTACCATGGAAGCATGGTGAGACCGATGGCATGAACGCTCAAGCAGAAATAGCTGATCCCGATAGCATCTATCACTATTATCAGCAACTATTAAGGTTAAAACAGCGTGGACTCTTCACTAACGGACAGTTTATTATGTTGGGAAGTACTGAACAGTTGTTTACTTACCTCATTGATGATGGTAACGAGCGGGCTGCGGTTGTCTGCAATTTAAGCGCACAGACACAAACTTATCCGTTACCATTTGTAGGTGGTGAAGTGTTGCTCACACAGGGACGTGCAATGTGTGAGCAGCGACTAGTTACTTTGCCAGCTTGGGGCAGTATAGTGGTTAAATCGGCATAA
- a CDS encoding LacI family DNA-binding transcriptional regulator: MVTLNDVAKKANVSKMTVSRVINHPEQVRPELREMILNVMTQLNYHPNAAARALVGRRTRVVKLTIFEDMDTTEPYYMMLLAGIANELNQHQYALQIATRNSYEVGECDGYILTGIRQTDYAWVERLNQPVVFVGSNRQGYDYVDTNNYQAIHESTHYAAELGYTHLVFIGIAVAEPFELDRERGFREYVTAHHISAQIIRLANHSHVATAYVKAHWSGFPRNTAFICASDRLAIGVETAIINQGRQVPTEYGVIGFDGVLLNQIAAKRLTTMKQPLEAMGRAAARLLLANITNSSSLLKPHDQAKIIINSRLSVAESTR; this comes from the coding sequence ATGGTAACGCTAAACGATGTCGCAAAAAAAGCCAATGTGTCAAAAATGACTGTTTCACGGGTCATTAATCATCCAGAGCAGGTGCGCCCTGAGTTACGAGAGATGATTTTAAACGTCATGACACAATTGAATTATCATCCTAATGCGGCGGCGCGGGCGCTAGTAGGACGCCGAACCCGGGTTGTCAAACTAACGATTTTTGAAGATATGGACACTACGGAACCTTATTACATGATGCTACTTGCAGGCATTGCGAATGAATTAAATCAGCATCAATACGCCTTACAAATTGCCACTCGAAATAGCTATGAGGTTGGTGAATGTGATGGGTACATTTTAACTGGCATTCGTCAGACTGACTATGCGTGGGTTGAGCGCTTAAATCAGCCGGTGGTCTTTGTTGGTAGTAATCGTCAGGGCTACGACTATGTCGATACGAATAATTATCAGGCGATTCATGAAAGTACGCACTATGCAGCAGAATTGGGATATACGCACCTGGTTTTTATTGGAATTGCAGTTGCGGAGCCCTTTGAGTTGGATCGTGAGCGGGGTTTTCGAGAATATGTTACGGCGCACCATATTAGTGCTCAAATTATTCGTTTAGCCAATCATTCGCACGTTGCAACGGCATACGTGAAGGCTCATTGGTCTGGGTTTCCACGGAATACGGCGTTTATTTGCGCGAGTGATCGGCTGGCAATTGGTGTTGAGACAGCAATTATCAATCAAGGCCGTCAAGTTCCTACAGAATATGGCGTTATTGGTTTTGATGGGGTGTTATTAAATCAGATTGCGGCCAAACGTTTGACGACTATGAAGCAACCGCTTGAAGCGATGGGGCGTGCTGCTGCACGGTTATTGTTAGCCAACATCACTAATTCTAGTAGTCTTTTAAAACCACATGATCAAGCAAAAATAATCATTAATTCACGGTTGTCGGTTGCCGAATCGACCCGTTAA
- a CDS encoding LacI family DNA-binding transcriptional regulator translates to MATIKDVAQRAGVSPSTASRAMHGSKIISKPTRDKVIKAARELNYAPDFNAQNLATKASNTIGVVLPVDHHEIFSNPFFLEMIRGINEVCSKNGSMTTLATGISSDELVHNIDVMIAQGHIRTFILLYSEKDDPVVERLKQFDVQYVVIGKPYQEVNKTSYVDNDNIQAGTDAAQYLIDHGHRRIGFLYSDLSRMVQSDRMLGYQRVMMQNHLPNIMLEERFETHAAGVKTLHKFFEQYPDVTGFVAVDDMLALKLQQVLHNDPDWKVKQFSLIGFNNSIFSDLAHPMLTSIAVFPQRLGEEAAKIAMADHPADELSTAVIVPHQIVKRHSVHQIKSLQ, encoded by the coding sequence ATGGCAACTATCAAGGATGTTGCCCAGCGTGCGGGTGTTTCACCTTCTACAGCATCACGTGCAATGCATGGTAGTAAGATTATTAGTAAACCAACACGTGATAAGGTCATTAAAGCGGCGCGAGAATTAAACTATGCGCCAGACTTTAATGCGCAGAACCTAGCAACTAAGGCTAGCAATACAATCGGGGTGGTACTACCTGTGGATCATCACGAGATCTTTTCTAACCCATTTTTCTTAGAGATGATCCGGGGTATCAATGAAGTATGCAGTAAAAATGGGTCAATGACGACATTAGCCACGGGTATTTCAAGTGACGAGCTGGTGCATAATATTGATGTCATGATTGCACAGGGACATATTAGAACTTTCATTTTACTGTATTCTGAAAAGGATGATCCGGTAGTTGAACGGTTGAAACAATTTGACGTTCAATACGTTGTGATTGGTAAGCCTTATCAAGAAGTCAATAAAACATCGTATGTTGATAATGATAATATTCAAGCTGGTACGGATGCGGCCCAATATTTAATTGACCATGGTCATCGCCGGATTGGTTTTTTATATTCTGATTTGTCACGGATGGTTCAAAGTGACCGGATGCTTGGTTATCAACGTGTGATGATGCAAAATCACTTACCAAATATTATGCTGGAAGAACGGTTTGAAACTCATGCAGCGGGTGTAAAAACACTACATAAGTTTTTTGAGCAGTATCCCGATGTTACTGGATTCGTGGCCGTCGACGATATGCTGGCACTGAAACTGCAACAGGTTCTTCATAATGATCCGGACTGGAAAGTAAAACAATTCTCACTAATTGGTTTTAATAATTCGATTTTTTCTGATTTGGCGCATCCCATGTTGACATCGATTGCAGTCTTTCCACAACGTTTGGGTGAAGAAGCTGCCAAGATTGCGATGGCTGATCATCCAGCTGATGAGCTATCGACAGCTGTGATTGTGCCGCATCAAATTGTTAAACGTCACTCAGTTCACCAAATTAAATCTTTACAGTAG